The stretch of DNA CCGCTTTAATTCCCTTTGACTCGCCATGATTATGTCCCTTTCTGCCATAATACCCTCCTCTTAAATCGGGTATTATAGCTTCCTTAAAAGCGGACATTTCTATTTTGGCCAAATAGGACATTATCATTTTGGTGTTACAGAGAATCTGGTTGTTTTTAAGGAGCAAAAATGGTATTTTGTTTTTGAGTCCAGAAAAGGAGGTAGCTAATGTTTCAAACATTAAAACATGATATACAGGCTGTGTTTGACAGAGACCCTGCAGCAAGGAATATATTGGAGGTTTTAACATATGCAGGGCTTCACGCAATTATCTGGTACAGAGTGGCTCATTATCTCCATAAGAAAGATGTTCCATTCTTCCCAAGGCTTATATCACAGATAGCTCGATTTTTTACAGGAATTGAGATTCATCCCGGTGCAGAGATCAGCAGAGGATTCTTTATCGATCACGGTATGGGGGTTGTAATTGGAGAGACAACAGTTATTGGGGACAATGTAACCCTATTTCAAGGTGTTACACTTGGAGGAACAGGCAAGGAAAAGGGGAAGAGACACCCTACACTTGGGAATAACATTGTTGTTGGTGCAGGAGCAAAGATTCTGGGAAATATTGCAATTGGCAATAATGTAATGGTTGGTGCTAATGCTGTAGTATTAAAGGATGTACCTTCGGATTGCACGGTTGTTGGTATTCCAGGGAGGATAACGAGAAAGATGGGGAGAAAGGTTAGCGGCATAAGTCTTGATCACACAAACTTGCCGGATCCAATTGCGGAAAAAATCAAACATCTGGAAAAGATGATAAATGAAACCTCCTCTCACATAAAAAACTGGGAGAGGGAAAAACATAAGAATGCTTAGGGTTTATAATACACTTACAGGTAAAAAAGAGGAGTTTCACTCTCTAGTTCCAGGCAAAGTCAGGATGTATAACTGTGGTCCTACTGTATATGACTATTTTCATGCAGGGAATGCAAGGAATTTTATTGTATTTGATGTAATGAGGAGATATCTCAAATACAAGGGGTATAAAGTTACGTTTGTCCAGAATATTACGGATATCGATGATAAGATTATAAACAGGGCAAATAAAGAGAAAGTCTCTGCTGAGAAGATAGCTAATAAGTATACAGACGCTTTTTTTGAGGATTTGGAAATTCTCGGCATTACGAAGCCTGACGTATGCCCAAAGGCAACTGAACACGTTCCAGATATTATTTCTTTGATAAAAAGGCTTATGGATGCAGGTTTTGCCTATCAAGTTGATGGGAATGTATTTTTTGAAGTTGGCAAGTTTTCTGATTATGGTAAGTTATCAAAACGCCTGCTTGAGGGGATGAAGCAGAGTGCAAGGGTTGAGATAGACAAGCGCAAGAAGACACCCTGCGATTTTGCTCTATGGAAAGGAGCTAAACCTAATGAGCCAAGCTGGAATAGCCCGTGGGGTAAAGGCAGGCCAGGATGGCATATTGAATGTTCTGCTATGAGTATGAAATATCTTGGAGAAACATTTGATATACATTCTGGAGGACAGGACCTGATCTTCCCTCATCATGAAAATGAAATAGCCCAAAGTGAGGCAGCAACAGGCAAGCCCTTTGTTAAGTATTGGTTGCATAACGGGTTTCTAAATATAGATGGGGAGAAGATGTCTAAATCTCTTGACAATTTCTTTTTAGTGAGAGACATACTTAAAAGGTTTAGGCCTCAGGTTGTACGATATTTTATGATATCTGCTCACTACCGCAGTCCGCTTGATTTTAGCGACGAAAGTCTCGCTGAATCAGGGAAAGCACTTGAGAGAATAAAAAATTGTTTTGACAACATTAAGGAAAACATAAAGGATTTAGATACGCCTCAAAAAAATGTACATATAGAATGGATGAACAAGTTTGAGGAAGCTATGGACGATGATTTTAATACAGCATCTGCTCTGGGAGTCGTATTTGATTTAATAACTGAAATTAATAGCTTAATAGCGAATAAGAGCAGAGGCTCTGCCCAATTAAAACAGGATATTCTTAATCTGGAAACATTTTGTTCTATACTTGGGATTCTGCCAAGGATAGAGGATAAGGAATTGGATAAAGATTTGCTGGGTTTAATTAAAGAACGAACGAAAGCTCGCAGAAAGAGAGATTGGCAAGGAGCAGACAGAATTCGGAGCTTGCTGGAAGAGAGAGGTGTTGTTCTCAAAGACAATCCGGACGGAACAACCAGTTGGAAGCAAAATAATACAAGCAGACACTAGGCAATATGATAATTAAAAGAGATAAAGAACAAATACTTGGATATTTAGAGGACGCTTCCAATTTAGAAGGAGGTAATGCTGATATTCTCTATATACCCGAGACTGAGGATGAAGTAAAAGAGGCTGTTTGCGAATGTGCTAGAAAGAGAGTTCCTTTAACTGTTTCTGCAGGAGGAACAGGAACAGTCGGCAGTAGAATTTCGCGGGATGGCGCTATTCTTTCGGTAGAGAGACTGAATAAAATTCTATCAATAGACAAAGAAAATAAAAGAGCTGTTTTGCAGTCAGGGGTGATTATTAGTGATTTTTTGGAAGCGTTAGCTCAGCAGGACTTGTTTTACCCGCCATTTCCTACAGAAAGAACAGCTTTTATTGGAGGTAATATAGCAACGAATGCTTCCGGAGAATACAGCTATTACTTTGGGCCAACACGCAATTATGTAAAAAAGATCAAAGTCTTGCTTTCTACAGGCAGGGTTCTAGCGATGGAGAGAGGAGATATCCTTGCAGATGATAATGGAATTATCAGGATAGGTGAATTAAACATCAAGATTCCTTCTTATACCAGTCCGCAAGTTAAGAATGCCGCGGGTTATTTTTCAAAGCCGCGAATGGATTTAATTGATTTATTCATTGGTTCAGAGGGTACATTAGGAGTAATTACAGAGGCAGAGGTTGAAATAATTGATGATCTGCAGTCTCGATTCATAATGGTTATCTTTCTACCTGATGAACAAATGCTTTTAGAATTTATTTCTGAGATTAAGAATAATTTGGACCTGAATCCAGTTTCCTTAGAGTATTTTGACAAAAACAGCCTGGACTTTTTAAGAAGCGATTTTCAGAGCATACCAGATAATTCCGAAGCAGCTGTCTATATAGGGGTAATGCTAGAGAAGGGCAAATTTTGGCCATGGGATCTCTTTTTTTTGAGGATTTGAGGCTAAAAAGGTTCCATATAGTGTAAAAAGTAGGAACATTGCTTTTCCCAAGAATTTCTCTTCTAAAAAATACCCTTTTTAAAATAATGGTTGTAATTTATATTGTTTTGATGTAGTTTACAGAACAAAATCGTTAAGATAATCATAAAAAAGTACCGACACCATTCATTCTAGGAATATTTTAAGGGAACAACTTATGAAACAGAACTGGACAAAGGAAGAGAAAGAAGAGCGCTGGACACTTTCTTCTGAAGAATTAAAACTTCTTGGTAATAAGAAAGACAAAAATCGTCTGGTATTTTCACTGATGCTGAAATTTTTTCAGTATATGGGCAGGTTTCCCACAGCTGAAGACAACATCCCTTTTAAGATAATAGCTTATGTGTCAAACCAAGCCGGTACAGTCGGGGTCACATTCTTCAGGCATGATTTTGATGGACGGACCGTGAGAAGAAACAGTGAGGAAATCCGTGATTTCCTGGGTATTAGAAGCAACACTCTAAAAGATTCTGACGACCTCATAAAATGGCTTGTGGAAAAAATTCTTCCGGAGGGAAACGATTCTATTGAGAATTTAAGATCACTGTGTTACGACCGGTTAAGGGAACTGAAAATAGAGCCTTTCAGCCCTGAGCGTCTTGATAGGGATATTCGGTTGGCAGTAAACCAGTTTGAGGAAAAACTTTTTAAGAGCATTCACAGCCGGCTTACCGAAAAAAGCAAGAGACTGTTAGACAGACTTGTGGAAGAAGATATTGAAGAAGATTCTGATATAATAAAGTTAAGAGACCTTAAAAAGAACAGCGGCGGAGTCAATCTGAAGTCAATTCTCGCTGAGTTGGAAAAGCTCAATTGCATTCAGGAAATTGATATTTCAAAAGAACTGTCCTGCAATATTTCCCATCGGAGACTGCGCGGATACTTTATACGGGCGGCGACAGAACCGCCGAATGAAATTCGCGCCCACAAAGCCCCAGTCCGTTACTCTCTTCTGGCAATTTACTGCCACATGCGGAAGAGTAAAATTACAGACGAACTCATTGAACTGTTAATTCAGCTTATTCATAGAATCAGGAACAAAGCGGAAAAGTATGTGGAGAAGGAGTTAATTATTGACGCGAAGAAGAAAGTCATAGGGAAACCTGAAATTCTGTATCGGATGTCAAAAAGTTCTGTGGAATATCCGAAAGGCACAGTTGATGAAGTGATTTTCCCTGCAGTAGGCGAGAAAACTCTGTGGGATATAGTAAAAGAATATGAGACCAGAGGAGATTATAATAAGTGCGTTTATGGGAAAATGCGTTTATCCTATAGTCATCATTACAGGCGAATGCTCTCTCCCATATTAAATGCCATTGACTTTCG from Syntrophales bacterium encodes:
- the cysS gene encoding cysteine--tRNA ligase produces the protein MLRVYNTLTGKKEEFHSLVPGKVRMYNCGPTVYDYFHAGNARNFIVFDVMRRYLKYKGYKVTFVQNITDIDDKIINRANKEKVSAEKIANKYTDAFFEDLEILGITKPDVCPKATEHVPDIISLIKRLMDAGFAYQVDGNVFFEVGKFSDYGKLSKRLLEGMKQSARVEIDKRKKTPCDFALWKGAKPNEPSWNSPWGKGRPGWHIECSAMSMKYLGETFDIHSGGQDLIFPHHENEIAQSEAATGKPFVKYWLHNGFLNIDGEKMSKSLDNFFLVRDILKRFRPQVVRYFMISAHYRSPLDFSDESLAESGKALERIKNCFDNIKENIKDLDTPQKNVHIEWMNKFEEAMDDDFNTASALGVVFDLITEINSLIANKSRGSAQLKQDILNLETFCSILGILPRIEDKELDKDLLGLIKERTKARRKRDWQGADRIRSLLEERGVVLKDNPDGTTSWKQNNTSRH
- the cysE gene encoding serine O-acetyltransferase, which encodes MFQTLKHDIQAVFDRDPAARNILEVLTYAGLHAIIWYRVAHYLHKKDVPFFPRLISQIARFFTGIEIHPGAEISRGFFIDHGMGVVIGETTVIGDNVTLFQGVTLGGTGKEKGKRHPTLGNNIVVGAGAKILGNIAIGNNVMVGANAVVLKDVPSDCTVVGIPGRITRKMGRKVSGISLDHTNLPDPIAEKIKHLEKMINETSSHIKNWEREKHKNA
- a CDS encoding FAD-binding oxidoreductase; translated protein: MIIKRDKEQILGYLEDASNLEGGNADILYIPETEDEVKEAVCECARKRVPLTVSAGGTGTVGSRISRDGAILSVERLNKILSIDKENKRAVLQSGVIISDFLEALAQQDLFYPPFPTERTAFIGGNIATNASGEYSYYFGPTRNYVKKIKVLLSTGRVLAMERGDILADDNGIIRIGELNIKIPSYTSPQVKNAAGYFSKPRMDLIDLFIGSEGTLGVITEAEVEIIDDLQSRFIMVIFLPDEQMLLEFISEIKNNLDLNPVSLEYFDKNSLDFLRSDFQSIPDNSEAAVYIGVMLEKGKFWPWDLFFLRI